One Sulfoacidibacillus ferrooxidans genomic window, ATGGTCAACGCGAGAATTGTTGCTCGCGGGGATGTGCAAGTAGGTACTCAGATGAAAATGGCTATTGATATGGATAAAATTCATCTGTTTGATAAAGAGAGTGAACTTGCTATCTTTTAGAGCCTGTTCAAAAAGGGGGCAGGTAAGACCCGCGCAGTGCAAGGAAGCAAGCCAAGAATGTGGACTGAGCGTATGTTTTGGGTACGTGAGGGAGCGTTCTTGGCGCTGACGCTGCAATGTGCCGGGGAGTTCTGACCCCTTTTTGAACAACCTCTTTTAATGGATCGAAGAAGATCTGTGAGAGGCAAAAGTGAGTACGCTTTTTATGAAGCGTGATGAGAGGATGGTACCCGTATGTGGGCATCCTCTCTTTTTCCTTATCTAAGGGAGTATAAACGACCTATGAATTGATGTATGAGGAGAGATGAGTATGGAAAAGTATGTTACTGTAGCTGAATTGTGTGACGAATTAGCGTTAACTGTCATTACGGATGGGGGTGGTTTAGAACGAAGGGTGGGGACGATGGAGATTAATCGTCCTGGACTTGCTTTAACTGGATTTTTAAAGTATTTTCCATCGGAACGCGTTCAAGTCATAGGACAATCGGAAATGGCTTATCTCGCATCACTTTCAGATGAGGAAGCACACGATCGCTTGTTGCGCGTGTTTTCATATGAAAATCTCCCCTGTGTAGTAGTAACGCGCGATCTTCCTGTGACGCAAAATCTAATGGCAGTTGCAGCTAAGGCCAATGTCCCACTTTTACATACGGTACTATCTACACCAAGGTTTATTGCACAATTAACCACTTTTTTGGATTTGCGACTCGCACCAGAAACACTTGTGCATGGGGTATTGGTTGATGTTTATGGGATAGGGATATTAATGGTTGGAGCAAGTGGAATTGGTAAAAGTGAAACTGCATTAGAACTTTTAAAGCGTGGACATCGAATGGTTGCGGATGATGCAGTCGAGATTCGGAAAATTTCTGAAGATACATTAGTGGGAACAGCACCACCATTATTACAACATTTATTAGAAATCCGAGGATTAGGTGTACTCAATGCCATGACGCTATTTGGAGCAGGTGCTATTCGCACACATAAGCGAATTGAAATGATGATTGAACTTGAGGCATGGCAAGATGATCGTTCTTATGATCGCCTTGGGTTGGATGAAGAAAAGCGAAAAATACTCGATTTTGAATTAACGTGCTTAACAGTACCTGTTCGACCGGGGAGAAACTTGGCTATTATTATTGAAGTTGCTGCCATGAACCAGAGATTAAAGCGTATGGGTTATCATGCTGCAAGGGAATTATCGGAGAAGTTGATGTCGAGTATGGTAGAACATGATGATTGACACGGCATCACTAGGGTGATAGGATACTGACATGAAATGCTTTAGCTCATTAGCGAACTAAAGCAACGAAACGGAGATTGTGCGATGAATCCGACGTATCTCGAACGTCCAACTGGAACTATTGATCTATATGGAGAATCACTGCATAAAAAACGATGGATTGAACAAGAGATGATTGCTGTATTTCAAAGCTTCGGATATGAGATGCTCGAAACGCCGATGATCGAGTATGTAGAGACGATAGCGCGAGGGTTACACGGTCATGAAGAACAACTGTACCGTATGTTTGATCGCAGTGGAAGAACGATGGCTTTACGTCCTGAAATGACTACTCCCGTTGCACGCGTTGTTGCTACAGACCTTTCTGACATGAACTACCCTATCCGAATTGCCTATACAGCCAAAACGTATCAGGCAGATGATGGACGATTACACGAACCGGTAGAGATGACGCAGGCTGGAGTGGAATTGATTGGGGATGCGAGTCCGGATGCAGATGCAGAGGTCATCGCACTTATGGCGACTGCATTGCGGAGTCTTGGCATTGAACACTTTCGGTTTGCTATCGGGCATATGGGATACCTTCGAGCGATGCTTGCGCCACTTAGTGAGGGGTTGCAAGTGGCGTTGCGAAAAGCTTTGGTAGCACGTGACTTGGTGCATTATGAGCAGATTTTAGACGGAGAAGTAGGATTGAATAGTGAGTGGTTGTCTCGCTTAAAAGAGTTTCCCCGTATTCGGGGTGGCATTGAAGCCATTGCCATTGCTAGAGAGCTAGCACTTGATGAGCGAGCAAAACAGGCGTGTGATGAGTGGGAAGAATTATTTGCTGTGCTAGAAGCACATGGGGTTGCAGATGTCACTCAAGTGGATCTAGGGTTATATCTCAATCACGAATACTATACAGGCATTGTCATTGAAGGATATGCAGAAGCATTAGGAGCACCCATTTGTTTTGGTGGTCGCTATGATGGGTTATTAGAGCAATTTGGACGAAAGGCACCTGCAACTGGATGTGTTACACATATTGAACGTTTACTCAAGGTGACCTCTCATGTAGTGGAAGAAGCCATGCAAATTCACTTGTGTTATTTGACTGAACATCGTAAACAGACTTTTGCGTTTGCAGATTATCTGCGTTTGCGCGGATATGCAGTGGCTACATCGCGTGCAGAGTGTAACGATGACATCGATGTAACATGTGGAAGAGCAAATGCGAGATGTTTCGGCGAATTTGATGAAGCGGGACAATTGAAAACAAAAGATAGACTGCTTAAACAGATGTGGGAGTATTACCTGTCTTGTGGTGTAGGGTCTAGTGATAGGAGGTAGACACGGTGATCACGATTGCCTTAGCTAAAGGGCGCATTTTGGTAGACACAGCATTAAAGTTGCGTTTAGGTGGATTAGAACTACCAGCAGATGTTGAAGATACACGGCGCTTAGTGGTGGCTGACGAGGAGCAAAACATTCGATATTTACTAGCAAAACCTGTCGATGTACCGACGTATGTAGAGCATGGAGCGGCTGACTTGGGCATTGTGGGGAAAGATGTGTTATACGAGAAGTCTGCCGATGTGTATGAGTTATTAGATCTAGGGTTTGGGATGTGCCGATTGGTTGTGGCAGGTCCAGAACATACAGACCTTTCCAATGTATCTAGAGTAGCAACAAAGTATCCACGCTACGCGACAGAATATTTTCGTAAGTTGGGAAAGCAAATTGAAGTCATTTCACTGCAAGGTAGCGTGGAACTCGCACCGT contains:
- the hprK gene encoding HPr(Ser) kinase/phosphatase, which translates into the protein MEKYVTVAELCDELALTVITDGGGLERRVGTMEINRPGLALTGFLKYFPSERVQVIGQSEMAYLASLSDEEAHDRLLRVFSYENLPCVVVTRDLPVTQNLMAVAAKANVPLLHTVLSTPRFIAQLTTFLDLRLAPETLVHGVLVDVYGIGILMVGASGIGKSETALELLKRGHRMVADDAVEIRKISEDTLVGTAPPLLQHLLEIRGLGVLNAMTLFGAGAIRTHKRIEMMIELEAWQDDRSYDRLGLDEEKRKILDFELTCLTVPVRPGRNLAIIIEVAAMNQRLKRMGYHAARELSEKLMSSMVEHDD
- the hisZ gene encoding ATP phosphoribosyltransferase regulatory subunit encodes the protein MNPTYLERPTGTIDLYGESLHKKRWIEQEMIAVFQSFGYEMLETPMIEYVETIARGLHGHEEQLYRMFDRSGRTMALRPEMTTPVARVVATDLSDMNYPIRIAYTAKTYQADDGRLHEPVEMTQAGVELIGDASPDADAEVIALMATALRSLGIEHFRFAIGHMGYLRAMLAPLSEGLQVALRKALVARDLVHYEQILDGEVGLNSEWLSRLKEFPRIRGGIEAIAIARELALDERAKQACDEWEELFAVLEAHGVADVTQVDLGLYLNHEYYTGIVIEGYAEALGAPICFGGRYDGLLEQFGRKAPATGCVTHIERLLKVTSHVVEEAMQIHLCYLTEHRKQTFAFADYLRLRGYAVATSRAECNDDIDVTCGRANARCFGEFDEAGQLKTKDRLLKQMWEYYLSCGVGSSDRR
- the hisG gene encoding ATP phosphoribosyltransferase codes for the protein MITIALAKGRILVDTALKLRLGGLELPADVEDTRRLVVADEEQNIRYLLAKPVDVPTYVEHGAADLGIVGKDVLYEKSADVYELLDLGFGMCRLVVAGPEHTDLSNVSRVATKYPRYATEYFRKLGKQIEVISLQGSVELAPLIGLADCIVDLVETGRTLRDNGLVVLAQVAEVSARLVANRRSYQLRSTEVDHMVSRLRTV